From the genome of Methanoregula boonei 6A8:
CGAGCCTGATGCGGGCGCCGTTTGCACCGCCACGCTTGTCCGAACCGCGGAAGGTGGAGGCCGATGCCCATGCAGTCAGGACAAGCTCCGGGATGGAAAGCCCCGATGCAAGGATCTTTCTCTTGAGGAAGGTGATCTCCCTTGGTCCGATCAGCGTGTGATTGACCGCCGGGATGGGGTCCTGCCAGATGAGCGCTTCTTTTGGGACCTCGGGGCCGAGATACCGGGTGCGCGGACCCATGTCGCGGTGCGTCAGCTTGAACCAGGCCCGGGCAAATGCATCGGCAAGCTGGTCCGGGTTTTCGTAAAAGTGCCGTGAGATCTTCTCGTACACGGGATCGAACCGGAGGGAAAGATCCGTGGTGAGCATGGTCGGGGCGCGACGCTTGTTTTTGTCGTGGGCATCCGGGATCGTGCCGGCTCCGGCACCGTCTTTTGGCTGCCACTGGTATGCACCGGCCGGGCTTTTCGTGAGTTCCCATTCGTAGCTGAACAGGATCCTGAAGAAGTTGTTACTCCATTTTGTTGGCGTGGAAGTCCAGGTGACCTCGAGGCCGCTCCCTATCGCATCGCCGCCTTTACCGGTGCCAAAACTGCTCTTCCAGCCAAGGCCCTGCTGCTCGATCGGGGCGGCTTCAGGCTCGGGCCCCACGTGGGATGCCGGGCCGGCGCCGTGGGTCTTTCCAAAGGAGTGGCCGCCGGCAATGAGCGCAACCGTCTCCTCATCGTTCATGGCCATGCGGGCAAATGTCTCGCGGATATCTTTTGCTGCCGCAACCGGGTCCGGCTTGCCATTGGGACCCTCGGGGTTTACGTAGATGAGCCCCATCTGTACGGCAGCGAGCGGATTTTCGAGCTTCCGGTCGCCGGAGTAGCGTTTGTCACCGAGCCACGTGTTCTCTGAACCCCAGTACACATCCTCGTCGGGCTCCCACGTATCCACGCGGCCACCGGCAAAGCCGAACGTCTCAAAGCCCATGGATTCGAGCGCGACATTACCGGCAAGGATCATGAGGTCGGCCCAGGAGATTTTCCTGCCGTACTTCTTTTTTATGGGCCAGAGCAGCCGGCGCGCCTTGTCCAGGTTAACGTTGTCGGGCCAGCTGTTCAAGGGGGGGAAACGCTGCTGGCCGGAACCGGCGCCGCCGCGGCCGTCAAGGGTGCGGTACGTACCGGCGCTGTGCCATGCCATGCGGATAAAGAGGGGGCCGTAATGGCCAAAATCCGCCGGCCACCATTCCTGCGATGAGGTCATAAGCGCCCGCAGGTCTGCCTTTACTGCCGCAAAGTCGAGTTTTTTGAACTCCTCTGCATAGTTGAACTCTCCGCCCATCGGGTTTGACCGGGGTGAGTGCTGCGAAAGAACCCTCAGGTTTGGCTGGTTTGGCCACCAGTCCCGGTAGGACTGGCCGCGTCCGGTCACCTGTTTGTCTGCCCCGCCCGTTACCGGGCACGTGCTGTCATCAGTCATTGTTTTTGCTCCCATCGGTTGTATGGAGTTATTCCCTGTAGTGACTTTAGGATATGCCTTTGCCTGCTTAGATGGCGATCGCCTTACATACATCTGCCGGGGTTATGGTGCCCCGGGCCGGGATCCTGTTCACAAGCCGGTACATCAGGCTTGGGAAATATCAACGTACGTATTACGACAAACCCGTACATGCTCCCGTTGTACTTGGAGAATAAGGATGGAATCTACGGGAGGTCGTTTTGAGAAGTACCCCGGAAAGGATTCTTGATCTATGGCGAGGCCTGCACTGGGCACATCAACACACCGTGACAATTATTTTCTTTTGCTCATCCTTTTTTCCTTGTTACGGTTACCTGTGTAAAGGCGGCCTTTTTACCGGATATTCCTGCACTGTTCTGCAATCGGACTGCCGCAGTGCGGAGCAGGAAGAGACTGAATGGCAAAAAAAACTGTGGCTTGTTTTTTCC
Proteins encoded in this window:
- the katG gene encoding catalase/peroxidase HPI translates to MTDDSTCPVTGGADKQVTGRGQSYRDWWPNQPNLRVLSQHSPRSNPMGGEFNYAEEFKKLDFAAVKADLRALMTSSQEWWPADFGHYGPLFIRMAWHSAGTYRTLDGRGGAGSGQQRFPPLNSWPDNVNLDKARRLLWPIKKKYGRKISWADLMILAGNVALESMGFETFGFAGGRVDTWEPDEDVYWGSENTWLGDKRYSGDRKLENPLAAVQMGLIYVNPEGPNGKPDPVAAAKDIRETFARMAMNDEETVALIAGGHSFGKTHGAGPASHVGPEPEAAPIEQQGLGWKSSFGTGKGGDAIGSGLEVTWTSTPTKWSNNFFRILFSYEWELTKSPAGAYQWQPKDGAGAGTIPDAHDKNKRRAPTMLTTDLSLRFDPVYEKISRHFYENPDQLADAFARAWFKLTHRDMGPRTRYLGPEVPKEALIWQDPIPAVNHTLIGPREITFLKRKILASGLSIPELVLTAWASASTFRGSDKRGGANGARIRLAPQKDWEVNEPARLRKVLAVLEGIQQEFNKTATGGKKVSLADLIVLAGCAGVWKAAKNGGHKVTVPFTPGRMDATQEQTDVNSFAVLEPKADGFRNYLKGPYAVSAEELLVDKAQLLTLSAPEMTVLIGGLRVIGATYGQATHGVFTTLPGALTNDFFTHLLDMGTEWKPVAGNPDVFEGSDRKTGEPKWTGTRVDLIFGANAQLRAIAEVYASADGEEKFAQDFVAAWAKVMNLDRFDLAQK